The stretch of DNA GCCGCCGCGGTGATCACCGTCAACTGGGGCGTCTACATCTGGTCCGTCAACAGCGGGCACGTGGTGGAGGCCTCCCTCGGCTACTTCATCAACCCGCTGGTCACCATCGCGATGGGCGTGCTGCTCCTCAAGGAGCGGCTGCGGCCCGTGCAGTGGGCGGCGGTCGGCACGGGCGCCGCCGCCGTCGTCGTGCTCACCATCGGCTACGGCCGCCCGCCGTGGATCTCCCTCTGCCTCGCCTTCTCCTTCGCCACCTACGGCCTGGTGAAGAAGAAGGTCAACCTGGGCGGCATCGAGTCGCTGGCCGCCGAGACCGCGGTCCAGTTCCTGCCCGCTCTGGGCTATCTGGTGTGGCTGGGCGCCCACGGCACCTCGACGTTCGCCGCCGAGGGCGCCGGGCACGCCGCGCTGCTCGCCTCCACCGGCATCGTCACCGCGCTGCCGATGGTCTGCTTCGGGGCGGCCGCGATACGCGTGCCGCTGTCCACCCTGGGCCTGCTCCAGTACATGGCCCCGGTCTTCCAGTTCCTGATCGGCGTCGCCTACTTCCACGAGTCCATGCCGGCCGAACGCTGGGCCGGCTTCGCCCTGGTCTGGCTGGCCCTGACCCTGCTGACCTGGGACGGGCTGCGCACGGCCCGGCGGGCGGCACGGCTCAGGGCCCGGCTCGCCGCCCCCAGGACCGCGACGGCGGCGAAGACCGACCCGGTGGAGGCGTAGCCGCTGCCGCGGGTGGTGCGGGCCCGGTGTGCTCGCACCTTCTCCTTGGTGAAGTTCCAGCCCCGGGGCGAGCCCGCGCATATAACTGGGTGCATGACTCCGACACCCACGGGCGCCGCGCCCGCCCCGCTGCACTGGAAGCTCGTCATCGACGCCGCCGACCCGCACGCGCAGGCCGACTTCTGGGCCGCCGCGCTGCACTACGAGGTGGAGGACAACAGCGCGTTAATCGAACGGCTGCTGGAGCTCGGGGCGCTGCCGGGCGAGGCCACCGTCGAGTTCCACGGCCGCCCGGCCTTCCGGGATCTGATCGGCGTACGGCACCCCGACGACCCGTACGACGAGGAACGCGGCACCGGTCTGGGGCGGCGGCTGCTGTTCCAGCGGGTGCCGGAGGCGAAGTCCGGCAAGAACCGGCTCCACCTCGACCTGCACCCCGGCGAGGGCCGGCGCGCGGACGAGGTGGAGCGGCTGAAGGGGCTCGGGGCGCGCGTGCTGCGGCATGTGCGGGAGCACGGCGGGGAGTGGATGGTGATGGAGGACCCGGAGGGCAACGTGTTCTGCGTGGCGTAGGACGCCGGGTCAGCTCGGGGGTGGCGGGGTCGCGTCGCGGGCCCGTTCGGCCAGGCGGCCCATGCGGGCGCGGGCGGACTCCAGTTGCTCGATGTCGTCGGCGGCGGGGCCGTCCTCGGCGGTGAGTTCGGCCCACAGGTCGATCAGGTCACGGCCGAGCCGCAGGCCCTGCTCGGGGTCGCGGACCGCTCGCCAGGCGGTGGCCGCGCTCTGCACGTCGCCGTAGGCCGCCGCCGCGTCGCCGGCGCGGCGGCGGATGCGGGCGAGGCCGAGGGAGACACCGAAGGAACGGAGCGGATCGCCCGCCAAGTAGGCGATGTACGCCGTGAGTTCGCGCGCCCGCAGCACCTCGGGGTGCTCCGGGCCGAGCACGCCGGACGCGTCCGCGACGGTGCGTTCGGCCAGGGCCGCCGCCTCCTCGATCCGGCCCTCCTTCACGGCGTCGTTGACCCGCGCCAGGGGTTCGGCGAGCAGGACGGCGCCCGCTTCACCGGCCGCGGTCCTGGGATCCTCCCCGAGCACCGCCTCGGCCACGGCGTCGAACCCGCGGGCGGGGGTGGGGGTGGGCTTGGGCCCGGATTCGTCCAGACCGGGGTCGGCCGGGTCGGGGTCCGGGTGCTGGTACTGATGCTGGTACTGGTGCGGAGTCGTTGCGGACGCGGGGGCACCGGGCGCGGGGGCGTGGGCGCCAGGCGCCGGGGCATGCTCGGCGGGCGCGGCCGGTTCCGGCCACGCGTTCACGTCGGCCGGGCCCGCGTCCATCACCGGTGGCGGGCCGAACACCCCCGTGGGGGCGACCGCCGTACCGAGGGGCGTGTCACCCGCTGATTCCGGCAGCGGCCGCAGCGCGAACGCCGGCGCCACCTCGCTGGACGGCGCCGGCGACTCGGAAACCGCCCGCAGCGGGAAAGTGGGCGCACTCTCGCCATACGGCATACCGCCACCGACCCGGGGCTCGCCCTCCGGCCCGGACCCCGGCAACTCCCGCACAGGAAACACAGGAACCCCGTCAGCGGACGGCGCCAACGACTCGAGAGCCGCACGCAACGGGAAAACGGGCGCACTCTCGCCATACGGCATACCGCCACCGACCCGGGGCTCGCCCTCCGGCCCGGACCCCGGCAACTCCCGCACAGGAAACACAGGAACCCCGTCAGCGGACGGCGCCAACGACTCGAGAGCCGCACGCAACGGGAAAACGGGCGCACTCTCGCCATACGGCATACCGCCACCGACCCGGGGCTCGCCCTCCGGCCCGGACCCCGGCAACTCCCGCACAGGAAACACAGGAACCCCGTCAGCGGACGGCGCCGACGACTCGGGAACCGCACGCAACGGGAAAGTCGGCGCGCTCTCGCTGTGCGGTGTACTGCCAGCGGCCAGGGGCTCGTTGTGCGGCTCGGGTGGCGGGAACGCGGGCGCGGGCGGCGGGGAGGGCGGTTCCGTGTCGGGCTCGCGGGCCGGGTCCGGGGCCTGCCTCAGTACGTGTGTCACCCCGTCGTCCTCCGGTCGCGGGGCCGGGCCCGGCCGGGGTGCGTCGGCGGGTGGGTCCGGCGGTGCCGTGCGCAGGGGCTCCGCGGCGAACGCGCTGGAGCCGTCGGTGTGGACCTGGAGGGGGACGACGTAGCCGATGCGCTCGTCGGTGACCGTGGCGAGGACGGGGTGGCCGGAGGCGAGGGCGATGCGGTGGAGGTGGCCCAGGACGGCCTGCTGGATCTCCTCGCCGGGAACCGGGTGGACCGGCACGCCGCCGACCAAGGCCCCGGCGCCGTCCGCCGGCACATGGACGGCGACCGGCGTCGCCACGGGTGCCGCCGGCCGCGCGGCACGCTCGTGTTCCCGCTTCTTCCCGCGGCTCAGTCGAGACATCGGCTCCCTCACTCGGATGAGTGCCATCCGGTCGTTCGCGTACATTCGAGTCTCTCCGCCCGCCTGCCCTCCCCGCGTCACCACGACGTCACAGACTCGCACCAGGAACCGCACTCCTGTGACGCGGGTAACGTTTCGCGGGCAAGGATCGTCGGGATGACGCGGGAGGGGGGACAGCCATGCGGACAGACGTACGACCGGGACCGGAGATCTGGGTCCGCGGACCGGTGACCGACGCCCGCGCCGAGGCCGACGGGTGGGAGGGCAGGCCGGAACGGCCCGCCGGCCGGCCCGTCACGCCCCGCCGGTTCTCCTGGCTGGCCACCCACGGCGGCGCGGGCACCACGACTCTCGCGGCCGTCTACGGCGGTCACGACTGCGGACGCGCGTGGCCGGGGCCCGGCGCCCCGGAGTCGGTGCTGCTGGTCGCCAGGACCCACGCGGCCGGTCTTGACGCCGTCACCCGCGCCCTCGAGGTGTTCCGCGGGGGCGAGGCGCCCGCCGGACTCGACCTGGACGCCGTGGTGCTCGTCGCGGACGCGCCCGGCCGGCTGCCGCGGCGGCTCGCCCAGCGGGTGAAGCCGATCGAGTCCGTGATCGACGTCTACCGCGTCCCGTGGGTGGAGGCCTGGCGGCTGGGCGACCTGAGCGGAGCGCCGCCGCGGGAGAGCGAACCGCTGGCCCGTCTCACCGGGGCGGGGAGCGCGCGGGCGGTCCCTACGCCGTGATGTCCTTCGCCGTGAACCGTGCCCAGGCCGCCGAGCCGAACACCGCCGCGTACAGGGCCTGCAACTCCAGGTTCTTCACCAGGCCGTCCCAGTAGACCGGCTCACGCATGAGGTCGGCGAAGGACAGCCAGTAGTGGGGGAAGAGGTACGGCTGGATCGCGTGCAGCTGGGGTATCTGGTCGACGATCTGAACGGTGATCAGCAGGCCCACGGTCGTGGCCATCGCGGCGATCCCGCTGTTGGTCAGCGTCGAGACGAACAGGCCGAGCGCGGCGAGCCCGATCAGCGACGCGGCGACGACGAGGGCGATCAGCAGCGCCCGGCCCAGTCCGTCGGCGAAGCTGATCCGCGTGCCCGAGATGGTCGCCAGATCACCGAGCGGGAACAGCAGGGCACCCACGATGAGCGCCGAGACGGCGACCACGAGGGTGGCGACCAGGCAGAAGGCCATCGTCGTGGCGTACTTGGCGAGCAGCAGGCGAGTGCGGCCCGCGGGTGCTACCAGCAGATAGCGCAGGGTGCCCGCGTTCGCCTCCCCGGCGACGGCGTCGCCGGCGATCACGCCCACGGCCATCGGCAGGAAGAACGGCAGGGTGGCGGCCAGCGCGGTGAAGACCAGGAACAGCCCGTTGTTGGTGACCTGCGCGATGAACGCCGGACCCTCGCCGCCCCCGCCGCCGACCGACGAGCCGTCCCTCGTCTCGATCCTGACGGCCACCCCGACCAGGACCGGCACACCGGCCAGCACGCCCAGCAGCGCGAGAGTGCGCCAGCGCCGGAAGGTGGTCACCAGCTCGCTGCGCAGCAGCCCGAAGGTCCACAGCCGGCGCGGGGCGCGCACGGCCACGTCCGCGGCCTGACCCGGCGACAGCTCAGCCCGCGACATCGAAGCCCTCCCCCGTGAGTGCCACGAACGCGTCCTCCAGCGAGGCCCGTTCGACCCCGAAGCCCCGTACGCGGACGCCCGCCGTCACCAGCGCGGCGTTCACGTCGGCGAGGTCGCGCTCCGGTGGGTCGCCGGACACCCGGTCCTCGCCCGCGACGACGTCGCCGACGCCCTGTTCCTTCAGCACCCGGGCCGCCTCCCCCGTGTCGGGCGTGATCACCACCAGCCGGCCGCGCGCTCCGGCGGCCAGCTCCGCCACGGCTCCCTGGGTGATCAGCCGCCCCTGCGCCATGACCGCCGCGTGGCTGCACACCTGCTCGATCTCGTCCAGCAGATGGGAGGAGAGGAAGACGGTCGTGCCGTCGGAGGCCAACTCCCGGACCAGGGAGCGGATCTCGCGCATGCCCTGCGGGTCGAGACCGTTGGTCGGCTCGTCCAGGACGAGCAGTCTGCGCGGCTGGAGCAGCGCGGCGGCCAGACCCAGGCGCTGTTTCATGCCCAGGGAGTAGGCCTTGGCCTTCTTGCCCGCCGCGGCCGTCAGGCCCACCCGGTCCAGGGCGGCGGCGACCCGGGCGCGCCGGGTGCGGGGGTCGGCGGCCGGGTCGGCGGCGTCGTAGCGCAGCAGGTTGTCCCGGCCGGACAGGAAGCCGTACAGGGCGGGGCCCTCGATGAGCGCGCCGACCTGCGGGAGCACGGTGCGCGAGGACCGGGGCATGGGGCGCCCCAGCACTCGCGCCGTGCCGGAGGTGGGCTCGATGAGCCCCATCAGCATGCGGATGGTGGTGGTCTTGCCCGAGCCGTTCGGGCCGAGGAAGCCGAAGACGCTGCCCGCCGGGACGGTCAGGTCGAGACCGTCGACGGCGAGCTGTCCGCCGCGGTAGCGCTTGGTGAGCCCGCGCGTGTGGATGACGCTGTCATCCCGCTCGTCCATCGGCCCCCTCGATTCCTCGTGCCCGTCGCGTCCTTACTGCCCGGTGTTCGCCGCCTTCACCAGCGTGTCCTTGGTGACGGCGCCGACGTACACCTTGCCGTTGTCCGTGATCAGCGCGTTGACCAGGCGGGTGGAGAAGACCGTGCCCTTGCCGAACTTGCCGCTGACCTGGTCGCCGAGCGAGCCGAGGAACCCGCTCAGGTCGCCCTTGCCGGAGGACGACGGGATGCCGCCCTTGTTACCGGTGTCGATCACGGCGATGGAGTTCCAGCCCTTGCCGAGGACCTTCGGGCCGCTCTCGGCCGGGTCCTTGTGCGACGCGCCGGGCTCGTGGAACTGCCGGTCCGGGCCGGCCTTCCGCTCGGCGTCCTTCGTGACGTCCTTCGCGGCGTCCTTCTCCTCGGTGACCTTCGCCCCCTTGGGCGGGGTGAAGTCGAAGGTCGAGGCGGCCGGCTTGGCGAAGCTGACCTGGGTGAAGCCCGCGTCCACCACGGCGGCGCCGCCGCTCGCCGGGGTGAGCGTGAACTTCAGCGGCAGCCCGGTCTTGGCGTCCACCGCGATGCTGATCGCACCGACCGTGGTGCCGGAGGCATGCTTCGGCTCGATGACCAGCTTGTAGGCGTCGCGGCCGGCGACCTGCGCGGTGCCGTCGACCTTCACCGAGGTGGTGTCGTCGACCGCCTTCAGGGCCTCGTCGGCGAAGTCCTTGGGCGTGGCGGGGACCTCGTCCCGGTGCTTCTCGCCGCCGTCGGCCGCGGTGCCGTGGAAGACCTCGTTCGACTTGCTGTCGTAGCCCCAGACGTCCTTGCCGTTGTGGATGAGGCTGTACTCGGCGGCGCTCTCGATCAGCGAGACCTTCTGCCGGTCCTCGCCGTCGGCGGCGACGCGCAGGGTGTGCGTTCCGGAGGCCAGTTCGGGCAGCTTTGACATCGGGTCGGCCGACGAACCGTCACCACCCCCGGCCACGCCGGAGGCCAGGCCGCTCTCCAGGCCGCCGAGGTTCGGCAGACCCAGGTCGGTGCTGACCTTGACCGTGCCGGACAGCTGCTGGACGTCCGACTTGGCGATCTTCTCTATGAGTTGCTGTGCGGTGATCTTCGGCAGGTCGGGGTCGCCGGACGCGGCGAGTGCGGGGACGAGCCCGATGGTCGCCGCCGCCACCCCCACCACCGTGACCGGGACGACGTAGCGCGCGGCCTTGCGGCGCCCCGTGCGCAGGTCGTCGGCTTCGGAATCGTTCGGTGCCATGTGTGCCCTACCTCCGTCATCGGCGGCGGCTGTCCTTCTGCACTGGGGTGTCACCCTCAGCCGCCATTCTCACCCAGATCGGTGAGGAGTGGTGTGGTCCGTGGTTTCCATCTGACCAAATCGGCGGGGCGGAAGCGTCAGACCCCGGAGCCAACTCCGTGTACGCCTGCGGTATGACACACCAAGGGCGACGCCTCCCCCACCCCGTAGGGGTAGAGGTGGAGAGCGCCGCTCGAAGGGGCCGCCCGGCGAGGGCGGCCGGTGAGGTCGCGGAACCGGACGGGCGTCAGCCGGCCCGGTGCACCACCGCGTCGCACAGCTGAAGCAGTGCGGCCTTCGCCTCGCACTCCCGCAGCGGCGCCAGCGCGGCCCGCGCCTCCTCGGCGTAGCGCACGGTGTCCCGGCGGGCCTGCTCCAGCGCCGGGTGCGCCCGCAGCGCCGCCAGCGCCTCCGCGTGCCGCGCGTCGTCGCTCAGGTCGGAGTCCAGCAGCTCGCACAGGGCGATGTCCTCGGCCAGCCCCAGCCGGGCCGCGCGCTCGCGCAGCCGCAGCACCGGCAGGGTGGCGATGCCCTCGCGCAGATCGGTGCCGGGGGTCTTGCCCGACTCGTGCGAGTCGGAGGCGATGTCCAGGACGTCGTCCGCCAGCTGGAAGGCGACGCCCAGCCGCTCGCCGTACTGCGTCAGCACGTCCACGACCGTCTCGTCGGCGCCGGACATCATCGCGCCGAACCGGCACGACACCGCCACCAGCGATCCGGTCTTGCCGCCCAGCACGTCCAGGTAGTGGTCGACCGGGTGCCGGCCGTCCTGCGGACCCGCCGTCTCCAGGATCTGCCCGGTGACCAGCCGCTCGAACGCCACGGCCTGCACCCGCACGGCCTCCGGGCCGAGGTCGGCGAGGATCTGCGAGGCCCGGGCGAAGAGGAAGTCGCCGGTCAGGACCGCGACCGAGTTGCCCCAGCGGGTGTTGGCGCTGGCCACCCCGCGGCGCACGGCGGCCTCGTCCATCACGTCGTCGTGGTACAGCGTCGCCAGGTGGGTCAGCTCCACCACCACGGCCGAGGGCACGATCCCCGGCGCGTACGGATCCCCGAACTGGGACGCGAGCATCACGAGCAGTGGCCGGAACCGCTTCCCCCCCGCCCTGACGAGATGCTGCGCGGCGCCGGTGATGAACGGGACCTCGCTCTTGGTGGCTTCGAGCAGCCCTTCCTCGACAGCCGCCAATCCGGCCTGGACATCGGCTTCGAGAGCCTGGTCCCGCACGCTCAGCCCGAATGGCCCGACGACGGTCACGAGGGGTCTCCTGTCTGCTGGTGTCTGCTGGGGATTACACGGTTTGTCGATAGGTCGCTGCCCTCACTCAAGTCAGCGTATCCGGTCACGTTTCGATCACCGATATCGCCCACCTATACGGGCCAGGCCACTTCACCCGACGTGACCACCATCACGTGTCAGCCACACGGCCCATCCACACTCACACATGAAGTCCGATTCACCCCTATTGGGGTTTCAATTCTCTTTAGTGGTATTTGCTCTTCGGCCACTCGAGCCGTGACTTGGGACACACCCCCTCCCCTCCGCGCCACCTCTCGCATTCCTTCACATCCCCTTTACACCCAGTCGAGTTGAGTCTTGGCAGGTGCAAAGGATCAAGCACCACATACCCCCCGGACCAAGGTCAAACTGGACGATGTGTGATTCCAGCACTTGTTCGGGACATGTGCTCTCGCATACGTTCCCGGCACCGACGGGCGGACGCCGAATCCTGCCGCCGCCCGTAATCCCAACGACCGAATGAACCACGGCAGGAGCGGGGGACCCAGGTAAGTCGCCGGGCCGGGCGTCGTACGTACCGCGTACACCGCACCGGATCGGCTTGGGGTGAAGCCGCGCCCTTCAAGGCGCGGCCGGGCACCTCCCAGCCCGAACCCGACAGCTCACCTCGCAGGCGACGGAGAGGAATTCCCCCATGCCTGCAAACGGTCAGCGCCGCTCTTCCCGCACCGCCCGCCTCGTCCGTGCCCTCGCCGTCACCGGCACGGGCGCAGCCGTCCTCGCCGTACCGCTGCTCGGCGCCACGACCGCGTCCGCGGCGACCCCGGCCACCGTCCGGACGGCCGCCGGCTTCGGCTACTCGAACAACCTCGACGGCTGGATCCGGGCCTCCCTGGCGGTCATGGCACAGAAGGGCATCCCGGGCTCCTACAACGGGATCCACCGCAACATCATCCGCGAGTCCTCCGGCAACCCGCGCGCCATCAACCTCTGGGACTCCAACGCCAAGAAGGGCATCCCGTCCAAGGGTCTGCTCCAGGTCATCGACCCGACCTTCCGGGCCTACCACGTGAACGGCACGTCCTGGGACATCTACGACCCGGTCGCCAACATCACCGCCGCCTGCAACTACGCGGCCAAGCGGTACGGCTCCATCGACAACGTCTTCGGCGCGTACTGACCGGACCGCGGCCGGCGCACGCACCGGCTAGTGCTGTGGCCGGGAAGGTTTGCCGGGAAGCTCGCGGCGTCCGGTGCTGGGGGGCACCTCCCACGCCGTTCAGGCAGTGGGGGAGCATCGCAAGGCGGAGCATTGCCCGCGTACTGGATGTACTCGGGTGATGCGACAACGCGGCGTGGGGGTACCCCCGGCCGAAGGCTGGGGGAGTGCCGTGCCGGGCGTCGCGAGCCGGTGAACCTTTCCGGTCACAGCACTAGACAAACAGTCGTTCGAGGACGACGGCGATGCCGTCGTCCTCGTTCGACGTCGTGACCTCGTCGGCCACCGCCTTGAGCTCGGGGTGGGCGTTGGCCATGGCGACCCCCCGGGCGGCCCACTGGAACATCGGGACGTCGTTCGGCATGTCGCCGAAGGCGAGGGCGCTCTCGCGGCCCAGTCCCAGGTGTTCGGCGGCCAGCGCCAGTCCGGTCGCCTTGGTGACGCCGCACGGTTGGAGTTCGACGGTCCCGGGGCCCGACATGGTGACCGTGGCGAGGGAACCCACCGCGCCGCGGGCCGCCTGCGCCAGCTCGTCGTCGGACAGCACCGGGTGACGCAGCAGCACCTTGCTGATGGGCGCGCGCCACAGGTCGTCGCGCCGTTCGACCCGTACGGCGGGCAGCGCCGGGTGCGGCATGAGATACCCCGGCTCGATGAGCGTGAGCCCCTCGACCCCGTCCTGGTCGACCGCGGCGTACACCTCCCCCACCTCGGCCTCGATCTTGCCGAGCGCGGTCTCGGCCTGCTCCCGGTCCAGGGTGACCGACCACAGCAGGCGGTCACTGCCGGCGTCGTAGAGCTGTGCGCCCTGACCGCACACCGCGAGCCCCGTGGTACCGAGGACGTCGAGCAGTTCCCGCACTCTCGGTGCCGGCCGTCCGGTCACCACGAGGTGCCGGGCACCTGCGGCCGCCGCCCCCGAGAGCGCGGCGAGGGACCGTTCGGACACGGTGTGGTCGCCGCGCAGCAGCGTTCCGTCCAGGTCGGTGGCGATGAGGGCATATGCGAGGGCGGCCATGATCAGAGAATACGGATGCCCCGGCCCGCCGACTCGACCGGAACCGGACGACCGCGACGGCCACCGTGCTCCCGGCTCCCTCTCCTCAACTCCCTTACCTGTGAGAGCGCTTCGGCGCCGCGGACGAGGTTGCCCTCAACCGTGCGCCGCCGCGAGGTGTGCGGCCAGCCGCGGCGAGGCGAACTCCGTGCCGCACACGAACCGCATCACCGGCCCGTACGAGGCCGCCGCCGGCAACCCCGTGAAGTAGAGGCCGGGTACCGAGGAGACGTAGCCCGCGCCGAGCCTCGGGGCGCCGCGGCTGACCGCGAGTCCGCTGCGCAGCTCGGGGCCGAGGAAGCCCATCGCGGCGATGTCGACGCGGTAGCCGGTGGCCGCCATGACGTGGTCCGCCTCCAGTTGCCGGCTCTCGCCCGCGAGGGTGCGCACCGTCAGTACCGGACGCCCGCCCGTGACCTCGGCACGCACGATGCCGCTCACCTCGTGGACCGGCACCGCCGACTCGAAGCGCTCGCGCAGCCACCAGGCGCCGAGCGGGCCGAGGACCCGGCGGACCAGATGGTGGCGGACCCCGGCCGGGAGGTACCGGAAGGGCTGCGGGTGGTAGCTCAGCGCCCACAGCGACCAGGCGCGGCCGAAGGGCGACTCGGGCCGGAACCTCGGCTGCTCCCAGGGCGGGGCGCCGAAGGCGACCGCGCCTCGGCCCCGCGCCACCACCCGCACCCGCGCGCCGGCCTCCGCCGCGAGCACCGCCGTCTCCAGCGCGGACTGGCCGGCGCCGACGACGATCAGTTCCTTCCCGGCGAACCGGCCGAGGTCGTGGTGCTGGGAGCTGTGCGAGAGCGGCCCGGTGGGCGTGGGGCCGTCCGGTACCGCCGCGGCCAGTTCCGGCGGCAGATGGGACAGGCCCGACAAGCCCGTCGCCACCACGACCGCCCGGGCGGTGAACTGCTCCCCGGAGTCCGGCTTCAGCTCGAAGCCGCCGCCCGGCCGCCGGTCGACCGACACCACCCGCACCCGCTCCAGCTCGGGCACCAGCCTGCGCTGGAACCACTCGCCGTAGGCGATGAAGGTCTCCACCGGGATGATGTCCTCGTCGGTCACCAGCGGTCCGATGCCGGCCGCGGCGCAGTAGTCGGCGAGGGTGTGGCCGCGCTGCGGGCAGTCGATGCCGGAGGCGGCCGGGGTCGACTTCAGCAGCATTCCGGCGGGCATGTGGTCGCGCCAGGCGACCATGGGCTCGCCGAAGACGCGGACCGGGATGCCCCGGGCGCGCAGATGCGCGGCGGTGGACAGGCCGAACGGCCCGGCACCGATGACTGCCACCGGTTGGTTCACGAAGTCCCTCCCCAGGACGTGCTCACGTCACTTCGTGGGCCGGCTCGGGCGGCGGGACGCGCCGCCCGCACACGGTCGTGCTGCGCCCTAACCGGTCGTGCCGCCCCGGCGGTTGGTCCGCCACAGCTGATAGAGGTGCCGGGCGCCCGGCCGCACGAAGCGGGCGAGCATCGTGAGGAACGGCAGCGGGTCGTCGCCCGCGAGCCAGGCCAGCTCCGTGCCGCTCGGCCTCGCCGGCGCGTGCGGCGTGGTGTAGCCGCTGCGGCGGTAGGCGAGCAGGGCGGGCAGGTCGATGTTCTCCACGACGTACCGGTGGCCTGCGCGCTGCTCGCCCTCCGGGACGGGCCGCCCGGTCAGGTCGAGGTGCATGGCCCGCACGACGTCCACGCCCGACTCGCTCTCGAAGAGCCGGAACTGCGCGCCCATGCGCGGATTGAAGTCGAGGAGCTTGTACTGCCCGTCGCGCCGGTCGAAACGCAGGTCGAGGTCGACGATGCCGGTGAAGCCGATCTGCTTGATGAACCGCGCGGCGAGGTCGGCGAGTTCCGGGTTGTCGACGACGTACGCGTTCGCCGTCATGCCCGCGTGCGGCGGCCAGGAGCGGACCTTGACGCCGGTGAACATCGCGAGCGGGACCGAGTCCTGGTCGAAGTAGGCGTGCACGATCCAGTCCTCGGCCTCCTCCCGCGGCAGATACTCCTGGAGGATCACGCCCGGCCGCTCGCCCCAGTCCCGGGCCAGGGCCAGCAGGCCCTCGCGGCTGTTGATCCTCGTGGTGCCGTTCACCGCGGGGCTGCTGCGCCGGACGAACGCCTCGCGGTTCTTGGCCACCACCGGGAAGCAGGCCTTCTCGGCGAACGCCACGATGTCGTCGTACGACTGCGGGAAGGCGGCAGTGGGGCTCGGGATGCCGTGCTCCACGCACAGTTCGTGCAGGCCCTGCTTGCTGGCCAGACGGCGCGGCAGGCCGGGGGCGACGGGCGGGAAGAGGAAGTGGCCTTCGAGTTCGTCCTGGTGCTCGGCGATCAGGACGGCGGCCTCCTCGTCGGTGGGCACCAGGACGGTGGGCCGGCCGATGCGGCGGCCGATCCGCAGCAGGCCCTCCACCAGACGGTCCGCACCCTCCGTGCCCCTGGTCGGCCAGACGAACGCGCGTTTGAGATACCGGGATGAGGCCGCCGGTGTGTAGGCGTCCTCGGTGATCGCGTACATCGGCACGCCCAGCCGGCCGAGGCTGCGGATCGCGCCCACCCCGCCGTGGTGCAGCGGGTAGTCGCCGAACTTCACGATCAGGCCCGGGACCTCACGGTCGGCCCGGAAAGGCACACTGACGGCATTCCTGGCCACGGGTCCCCCCACGTGTCCCCCCTATGGAGCGGACCCACCCCGTCCGCACCCCCAGAGGACGCTAAGCCGGAATTGCCCCCTCCCACAAGACCAATTCGGACATTGCAAACTCTTTAGACACTGCCCAAGACATGCGAAGCCCCCGTAACGTGTGGCCCGATCACATGGAATTCCGGAAAGGAAGGCAGTACCCATGCCCCCCTTCGAGGTCCCCGAGGGCGACCCCTTCGGTCCGCACAACCTTCCCTACGGCGTCTTCTCCCACGCCGGGTCATCGGAGAGGACCGTGGGCGTCCGGCTCGGCGACCACGTGCTCGACGCGGGGGCGGCGGCGCGGGCACTCGGTTCGCCGTACGCCGGACTGCTCGCGCGGCCGACCCTGAACCCACTGCTGGCCGCGGGCCGCACCGCGTGGTCCGACGTGCGGCGCGCGCTGACGTCGTGGGTGACGGTGCCGGCCCACCGGGAGACCGTCGCGCCCTTCCTGCACCCCCTGTCCTCGGTGACCCTGCACCTCCCCTTCGAGGTCGCGGACTACGTCGACTTCTACGC from Streptomyces sp. 6-11-2 encodes:
- the rarD gene encoding EamA family transporter RarD, with protein sequence MPAARHAAGTKEEPVSEQPRGERRTGLLNGVAAYGMWGLVPIFWPLLKPAGAVEILAHRMVWSLAFVAVALLVVRRWAWAGELLRQPRRLALVVIAAAVITVNWGVYIWSVNSGHVVEASLGYFINPLVTIAMGVLLLKERLRPVQWAAVGTGAAAVVVLTIGYGRPPWISLCLAFSFATYGLVKKKVNLGGIESLAAETAVQFLPALGYLVWLGAHGTSTFAAEGAGHAALLASTGIVTALPMVCFGAAAIRVPLSTLGLLQYMAPVFQFLIGVAYFHESMPAERWAGFALVWLALTLLTWDGLRTARRAARLRARLAAPRTATAAKTDPVEA
- a CDS encoding VOC family protein, with product MTPTPTGAAPAPLHWKLVIDAADPHAQADFWAAALHYEVEDNSALIERLLELGALPGEATVEFHGRPAFRDLIGVRHPDDPYDEERGTGLGRRLLFQRVPEAKSGKNRLHLDLHPGEGRRADEVERLKGLGARVLRHVREHGGEWMVMEDPEGNVFCVA
- a CDS encoding tetratricopeptide repeat protein, whose translation is MPYGESAPTFPLRAVSESPAPSSEVAPAFALRPLPESAGDTPLGTAVAPTGVFGPPPVMDAGPADVNAWPEPAAPAEHAPAPGAHAPAPGAPASATTPHQYQHQYQHPDPDPADPGLDESGPKPTPTPARGFDAVAEAVLGEDPRTAAGEAGAVLLAEPLARVNDAVKEGRIEEAAALAERTVADASGVLGPEHPEVLRARELTAYIAYLAGDPLRSFGVSLGLARIRRRAGDAAAAYGDVQSAATAWRAVRDPEQGLRLGRDLIDLWAELTAEDGPAADDIEQLESARARMGRLAERARDATPPPPS
- a CDS encoding DUF6668 family protein translates to MRTDVRPGPEIWVRGPVTDARAEADGWEGRPERPAGRPVTPRRFSWLATHGGAGTTTLAAVYGGHDCGRAWPGPGAPESVLLVARTHAAGLDAVTRALEVFRGGEAPAGLDLDAVVLVADAPGRLPRRLAQRVKPIESVIDVYRVPWVEAWRLGDLSGAPPRESEPLARLTGAGSARAVPTP
- a CDS encoding ABC transporter permease, which codes for MSRAELSPGQAADVAVRAPRRLWTFGLLRSELVTTFRRWRTLALLGVLAGVPVLVGVAVRIETRDGSSVGGGGGEGPAFIAQVTNNGLFLVFTALAATLPFFLPMAVGVIAGDAVAGEANAGTLRYLLVAPAGRTRLLLAKYATTMAFCLVATLVVAVSALIVGALLFPLGDLATISGTRISFADGLGRALLIALVVAASLIGLAALGLFVSTLTNSGIAAMATTVGLLITVQIVDQIPQLHAIQPYLFPHYWLSFADLMREPVYWDGLVKNLELQALYAAVFGSAAWARFTAKDITA
- a CDS encoding ABC transporter ATP-binding protein, whose translation is MDERDDSVIHTRGLTKRYRGGQLAVDGLDLTVPAGSVFGFLGPNGSGKTTTIRMLMGLIEPTSGTARVLGRPMPRSSRTVLPQVGALIEGPALYGFLSGRDNLLRYDAADPAADPRTRRARVAAALDRVGLTAAAGKKAKAYSLGMKQRLGLAAALLQPRRLLVLDEPTNGLDPQGMREIRSLVRELASDGTTVFLSSHLLDEIEQVCSHAAVMAQGRLITQGAVAELAAGARGRLVVITPDTGEAARVLKEQGVGDVVAGEDRVSGDPPERDLADVNAALVTAGVRVRGFGVERASLEDAFVALTGEGFDVAG
- a CDS encoding outer membrane lipoprotein carrier protein LolA — its product is MAPNDSEADDLRTGRRKAARYVVPVTVVGVAAATIGLVPALAASGDPDLPKITAQQLIEKIAKSDVQQLSGTVKVSTDLGLPNLGGLESGLASGVAGGGDGSSADPMSKLPELASGTHTLRVAADGEDRQKVSLIESAAEYSLIHNGKDVWGYDSKSNEVFHGTAADGGEKHRDEVPATPKDFADEALKAVDDTTSVKVDGTAQVAGRDAYKLVIEPKHASGTTVGAISIAVDAKTGLPLKFTLTPASGGAAVVDAGFTQVSFAKPAASTFDFTPPKGAKVTEEKDAAKDVTKDAERKAGPDRQFHEPGASHKDPAESGPKVLGKGWNSIAVIDTGNKGGIPSSSGKGDLSGFLGSLGDQVSGKFGKGTVFSTRLVNALITDNGKVYVGAVTKDTLVKAANTGQ